Below is a genomic region from Pseudomonas frederiksbergensis.
CTAAGACTCTGTTTGAGCCGGGTGAAGTGGTTCGTGTTACCGACGGCCCGTTTGCTGATTTTAATGGCACGGTCGAAGAAGTTAACTACGAAAAGAGCCGGATCCAAGTCGCTGTGCTCATTTTCGGTCGCTCTACTCCGGTAGAGTTAGAGTTCAGCCAGGTCGAAAAGGTCTAGCCGGACAAGCATCCCAACCCCGCAGCCCTAGGCTGTGGGGTTTTGTCGTCACTGGGATAAACGCGCAAGTAACCGGGGAGCCTCTCGAGGCGTTCGAACCCGTAATTGGAGTGCCTCATGGCCAAGAAGATTACCGCTTACATCAAGCTGCAAGTGAAGGCCGCTCAGGCTAACCCAAGCCCACCTGTTGGTCCTGCTCTGGGTCAACACGGCGTGAACATCATGGAATTCTGCAAGGCTTTCAACGCCCGTACTCAGGGTATTGAGCCAGGTCTGCCGACTCCAGTGATCATCACTGTCTACAGCGACCGTAGCTTCACTTTCGAAACTAAAAGCACCCCGGCTTCGGTTCTGCTGAAGAAGGCTGCTGGTTTGACTAGCGGTTCCGCTCGTCCAAACACCGTTAAGGTTGGCACTGTCACTCGTGCTCAGCTGGAAGAAATCGCGAAAACCAAAAACGCGGATCTGACTGCAGCTGATATGGAAGCAGCCGTGCGTACTATCGCCGGTTCTGCTCGTAGCATGGGCCTTAACGTGGAGGGTGTGTAATGGCTAAGC
It encodes:
- the rplK gene encoding 50S ribosomal protein L11, giving the protein MAKKITAYIKLQVKAAQANPSPPVGPALGQHGVNIMEFCKAFNARTQGIEPGLPTPVIITVYSDRSFTFETKSTPASVLLKKAAGLTSGSARPNTVKVGTVTRAQLEEIAKTKNADLTAADMEAAVRTIAGSARSMGLNVEGV